One Narcine bancroftii isolate sNarBan1 chromosome 3, sNarBan1.hap1, whole genome shotgun sequence DNA window includes the following coding sequences:
- the prdm8b gene encoding PR domain zinc finger protein 8b isoform X3 yields the protein MEESNAFKGLWESDASRAVHQCLTDIFTSVYTTCDIPENALFGPCVLSHTSLYDSIAFIALKSTDKRTVPYILRVDTSSANSSSEGLMWLRLVQSARDKGEQNLEAYVKNGQLFYRSLRRIDKDEELLVWYGKELLELLLLSNIRAQAKMNGSSPFTCLDCSQRFQCEYPFLAHLRFRCQKRMGCIASDENVKSSGDGDHLAAVEPSAKFGRSERQSAFSNVENNKPTTDFHNLARDMENPRECVKNRRESESMNENKRKYEEVEKNDSLVHSTKVAGRSLPITPREKLPCPSQHFRGSYFSLRENGRLMTTSSSESTGVKQSAFNEVKRTSLNLKQTPKDHAPDIDKKNGIAANSSPSEKPMDVDIKSVLTETQVPSCLDNIAMGSAFRSVSQLCATEERKSAFSQPARSFGQLPPLLVSQKVIPGLECHPGVGDSGRLYQANALAAKLQSADVNGNCNMQGGLAKQSPFVYATAFWPKAAGPIQLQVPSALTLLPPSFTSFCLPAQNWCAKCNASFRMTSDLVYHMRSHHKKEYAMEPLVKRRREEKLKCPICNESFRERHHLSRHMTSHN from the exons ATGGAAGAGTCAAATGCTTTCAAGGGGCTTTGGGAGAGCGATGCCAGCAGAGCCGTCCACCAGTGTCTGACCGACATTTTCACCAGCGTTTATACAACCTGTGACATTCCAGAAAATGCCCTTTTTGGGCCCTGCGTACTGAGCCACACGTCTCTGTACGACAGCATCGCTTTCATTGCGCTGAAGTCCACCGACAAAAGGACGGTGCCCTACATCTTAAGG GTGGATACATCATCGGCAAACAGCTCCTCCGAAGGCTTAATGTGGCTCAGACTCGTCCAGTCGGCCAGGGATAAAGGAGAGCAGAACCTCGAAGCCTATGTAAAGAACGGCCAGTTGTTTTATCGGTCTCTTCGGCGGATAGACAAAGACGAGGAATTACTTGTGTGGTATGGGAAAGAACTGTTggagcttctccttctcagcaacATCAGAGCCCAAGCCAAAATGAATG GATCCTCGCCATTCACATGTCTGGACTGCAGCCAGAGGTTTCAATGTGAATATCCCTTTCTTGCCCATTTGAGATTCCGGTGTCAGAAGCGAATGGGTTGCATTGCCTCGGATGAGAACGTTAAAAGCAGCGGAGACGGCGACCACCTGGCTGCCGTGGAACCAAGTGCTAAATTCGGCCGATCGGAACGCCAATCAGCCTTTTCCAATGTAGAGAACAACAAACCCACCACAGATTTCCACAATCTTGCCAGGGACATGGAAAATCCAAGAGAATGTGTCAAGAACCGGCGGGAATCTGAAAGCatgaatgaaaataaaagaaagtaCGAGGAAGTGGAAAAGAATGATAGTTTGGTGCACAGTACAAAAGTGGCAGGTAGATCCCTGCCCATCACCCCAAGAGAAAAGCTTCCCTGTCCTTCCCAACACTTCAGAGGGAGCTATTTTAGTTTGCGAGAAAATGGAAGGCTGATGACAACATCCAGCTCAGAGTCGACAGGTGTCAAACAGAGCGCCTTCAACGAAGTGAAGAGAACTTCACTTAATCTTAAACAGACGCCAAAGGATCACGCTCCCGATATAGACAAGAAGAATGGCATCGCGGCGAACAGCAGCCCTTCGGAGAAGCCGATGGACGTTGACATTAAGTCTGTTCTGACTGAAACGCAAGTCCCTTCTTGTCTCGACAACATTGCCATGGGTAGCGCGTTTAGGAGCGTTTCGCAGCTTTGTGCAACCGAGGAGAGGAAGAGTGCGTTCTCCCAGCCAGCCAGATCGTTTGGACAGTTGCCTCCACTCTTGGTATCCCAAAAGGTGATCCCCGGCTTAGAGTGCCATCCTGGTGTGGGTGATTCTGGCAGACTTTATCAGGCGAATGCCTTGGCTGCAAAGCTCCAAAGCGCAGACGTTAACGGCAATTGCAATATGCAAGGAGGTCTGGCCAAACAAAGTCCTTTCGTGTATGCCACTGCCTTCTGGCCCAAGGCTGCTGGGCCCATTCAGTTGCAAGTTCCATCTGCACTGACCCTTCTTCCCCCTTCCTTCACCTCCTTTTGCTTACCAGCACAAAACTGGTGTGCCAAATGCAACGCTTCTTTCAGAATGACATCAGATTTAGTGTACCACATGAGATCTCACCACAAAAAAGAATATGCCATGGAACCTTTAGtgaaaagaagaagagaagaaaagcttAAATGTCCTATTTGCAACGAATCCTTTAGGGAACGCCATCATCTTTCTCGGCATATGACGTCTCATAACTGA
- the prdm8b gene encoding PR domain zinc finger protein 8b isoform X2: MLTDEWSRQHSAKITHRTGSKADQASTMEESNAFKGLWESDASRAVHQCLTDIFTSVYTTCDIPENALFGPCVLSHTSLYDSIAFIALKSTDKRTVPYILRVDTSSANSSSEGLMWLRLVQSARDKGEQNLEAYVKNGQLFYRSLRRIDKDEELLVWYGKELLELLLLSNIRAQAKMNGSSPFTCLDCSQRFQCEYPFLAHLRFRCQKRMGCIASDENVKSSGDGDHLAAVEPSAKFGRSERQSAFSNVENNKPTTDFHNLARDMENPRECVKNRRESESMNENKRKYEEVEKNDSLVHSTKVAGRSLPITPREKLPCPSQHFRGSYFSLRENGRLMTTSSSESTGVKQSAFNEVKRTSLNLKQTPKDHAPDIDKKNGIAANSSPSEKPMDVDIKSVLTETQVPSCLDNIAMGSAFRSVSQLCATEERKSAFSQPARSFGQLPPLLVSQKVIPGLECHPGVGDSGRLYQANALAAKLQSADVNGNCNMQGGLAKQSPFVYATAFWPKAAGPIQLQVPSALTLLPPSFTSFCLPAQNWCAKCNASFRMTSDLVYHMRSHHKKEYAMEPLVKRRREEKLKCPICNESFRERHHLSRHMTSHN, from the exons ATGCTTACTGATGAATGGTCTCGGCAGCATTCAGCCAAAATAACGCACCGAACTGGGAGCAAGGCAG accAAGCCTCGACGATGGAAGAGTCAAATGCTTTCAAGGGGCTTTGGGAGAGCGATGCCAGCAGAGCCGTCCACCAGTGTCTGACCGACATTTTCACCAGCGTTTATACAACCTGTGACATTCCAGAAAATGCCCTTTTTGGGCCCTGCGTACTGAGCCACACGTCTCTGTACGACAGCATCGCTTTCATTGCGCTGAAGTCCACCGACAAAAGGACGGTGCCCTACATCTTAAGG GTGGATACATCATCGGCAAACAGCTCCTCCGAAGGCTTAATGTGGCTCAGACTCGTCCAGTCGGCCAGGGATAAAGGAGAGCAGAACCTCGAAGCCTATGTAAAGAACGGCCAGTTGTTTTATCGGTCTCTTCGGCGGATAGACAAAGACGAGGAATTACTTGTGTGGTATGGGAAAGAACTGTTggagcttctccttctcagcaacATCAGAGCCCAAGCCAAAATGAATG GATCCTCGCCATTCACATGTCTGGACTGCAGCCAGAGGTTTCAATGTGAATATCCCTTTCTTGCCCATTTGAGATTCCGGTGTCAGAAGCGAATGGGTTGCATTGCCTCGGATGAGAACGTTAAAAGCAGCGGAGACGGCGACCACCTGGCTGCCGTGGAACCAAGTGCTAAATTCGGCCGATCGGAACGCCAATCAGCCTTTTCCAATGTAGAGAACAACAAACCCACCACAGATTTCCACAATCTTGCCAGGGACATGGAAAATCCAAGAGAATGTGTCAAGAACCGGCGGGAATCTGAAAGCatgaatgaaaataaaagaaagtaCGAGGAAGTGGAAAAGAATGATAGTTTGGTGCACAGTACAAAAGTGGCAGGTAGATCCCTGCCCATCACCCCAAGAGAAAAGCTTCCCTGTCCTTCCCAACACTTCAGAGGGAGCTATTTTAGTTTGCGAGAAAATGGAAGGCTGATGACAACATCCAGCTCAGAGTCGACAGGTGTCAAACAGAGCGCCTTCAACGAAGTGAAGAGAACTTCACTTAATCTTAAACAGACGCCAAAGGATCACGCTCCCGATATAGACAAGAAGAATGGCATCGCGGCGAACAGCAGCCCTTCGGAGAAGCCGATGGACGTTGACATTAAGTCTGTTCTGACTGAAACGCAAGTCCCTTCTTGTCTCGACAACATTGCCATGGGTAGCGCGTTTAGGAGCGTTTCGCAGCTTTGTGCAACCGAGGAGAGGAAGAGTGCGTTCTCCCAGCCAGCCAGATCGTTTGGACAGTTGCCTCCACTCTTGGTATCCCAAAAGGTGATCCCCGGCTTAGAGTGCCATCCTGGTGTGGGTGATTCTGGCAGACTTTATCAGGCGAATGCCTTGGCTGCAAAGCTCCAAAGCGCAGACGTTAACGGCAATTGCAATATGCAAGGAGGTCTGGCCAAACAAAGTCCTTTCGTGTATGCCACTGCCTTCTGGCCCAAGGCTGCTGGGCCCATTCAGTTGCAAGTTCCATCTGCACTGACCCTTCTTCCCCCTTCCTTCACCTCCTTTTGCTTACCAGCACAAAACTGGTGTGCCAAATGCAACGCTTCTTTCAGAATGACATCAGATTTAGTGTACCACATGAGATCTCACCACAAAAAAGAATATGCCATGGAACCTTTAGtgaaaagaagaagagaagaaaagcttAAATGTCCTATTTGCAACGAATCCTTTAGGGAACGCCATCATCTTTCTCGGCATATGACGTCTCATAACTGA
- the prdm8b gene encoding PR domain zinc finger protein 8b isoform X1, protein MLAFDFALSIWRKALLVQTPERCGLMLTDEWSRQHSAKITHRTGSKADQASTMEESNAFKGLWESDASRAVHQCLTDIFTSVYTTCDIPENALFGPCVLSHTSLYDSIAFIALKSTDKRTVPYILRVDTSSANSSSEGLMWLRLVQSARDKGEQNLEAYVKNGQLFYRSLRRIDKDEELLVWYGKELLELLLLSNIRAQAKMNGSSPFTCLDCSQRFQCEYPFLAHLRFRCQKRMGCIASDENVKSSGDGDHLAAVEPSAKFGRSERQSAFSNVENNKPTTDFHNLARDMENPRECVKNRRESESMNENKRKYEEVEKNDSLVHSTKVAGRSLPITPREKLPCPSQHFRGSYFSLRENGRLMTTSSSESTGVKQSAFNEVKRTSLNLKQTPKDHAPDIDKKNGIAANSSPSEKPMDVDIKSVLTETQVPSCLDNIAMGSAFRSVSQLCATEERKSAFSQPARSFGQLPPLLVSQKVIPGLECHPGVGDSGRLYQANALAAKLQSADVNGNCNMQGGLAKQSPFVYATAFWPKAAGPIQLQVPSALTLLPPSFTSFCLPAQNWCAKCNASFRMTSDLVYHMRSHHKKEYAMEPLVKRRREEKLKCPICNESFRERHHLSRHMTSHN, encoded by the exons ATGTTGGCTTTTGATTTTGCTCTTTCCATCTGGAGAAAAGCGCTGCTCGTCCAG ACACCGGAACGGTGTGGTTTGATGCTTACTGATGAATGGTCTCGGCAGCATTCAGCCAAAATAACGCACCGAACTGGGAGCAAGGCAG accAAGCCTCGACGATGGAAGAGTCAAATGCTTTCAAGGGGCTTTGGGAGAGCGATGCCAGCAGAGCCGTCCACCAGTGTCTGACCGACATTTTCACCAGCGTTTATACAACCTGTGACATTCCAGAAAATGCCCTTTTTGGGCCCTGCGTACTGAGCCACACGTCTCTGTACGACAGCATCGCTTTCATTGCGCTGAAGTCCACCGACAAAAGGACGGTGCCCTACATCTTAAGG GTGGATACATCATCGGCAAACAGCTCCTCCGAAGGCTTAATGTGGCTCAGACTCGTCCAGTCGGCCAGGGATAAAGGAGAGCAGAACCTCGAAGCCTATGTAAAGAACGGCCAGTTGTTTTATCGGTCTCTTCGGCGGATAGACAAAGACGAGGAATTACTTGTGTGGTATGGGAAAGAACTGTTggagcttctccttctcagcaacATCAGAGCCCAAGCCAAAATGAATG GATCCTCGCCATTCACATGTCTGGACTGCAGCCAGAGGTTTCAATGTGAATATCCCTTTCTTGCCCATTTGAGATTCCGGTGTCAGAAGCGAATGGGTTGCATTGCCTCGGATGAGAACGTTAAAAGCAGCGGAGACGGCGACCACCTGGCTGCCGTGGAACCAAGTGCTAAATTCGGCCGATCGGAACGCCAATCAGCCTTTTCCAATGTAGAGAACAACAAACCCACCACAGATTTCCACAATCTTGCCAGGGACATGGAAAATCCAAGAGAATGTGTCAAGAACCGGCGGGAATCTGAAAGCatgaatgaaaataaaagaaagtaCGAGGAAGTGGAAAAGAATGATAGTTTGGTGCACAGTACAAAAGTGGCAGGTAGATCCCTGCCCATCACCCCAAGAGAAAAGCTTCCCTGTCCTTCCCAACACTTCAGAGGGAGCTATTTTAGTTTGCGAGAAAATGGAAGGCTGATGACAACATCCAGCTCAGAGTCGACAGGTGTCAAACAGAGCGCCTTCAACGAAGTGAAGAGAACTTCACTTAATCTTAAACAGACGCCAAAGGATCACGCTCCCGATATAGACAAGAAGAATGGCATCGCGGCGAACAGCAGCCCTTCGGAGAAGCCGATGGACGTTGACATTAAGTCTGTTCTGACTGAAACGCAAGTCCCTTCTTGTCTCGACAACATTGCCATGGGTAGCGCGTTTAGGAGCGTTTCGCAGCTTTGTGCAACCGAGGAGAGGAAGAGTGCGTTCTCCCAGCCAGCCAGATCGTTTGGACAGTTGCCTCCACTCTTGGTATCCCAAAAGGTGATCCCCGGCTTAGAGTGCCATCCTGGTGTGGGTGATTCTGGCAGACTTTATCAGGCGAATGCCTTGGCTGCAAAGCTCCAAAGCGCAGACGTTAACGGCAATTGCAATATGCAAGGAGGTCTGGCCAAACAAAGTCCTTTCGTGTATGCCACTGCCTTCTGGCCCAAGGCTGCTGGGCCCATTCAGTTGCAAGTTCCATCTGCACTGACCCTTCTTCCCCCTTCCTTCACCTCCTTTTGCTTACCAGCACAAAACTGGTGTGCCAAATGCAACGCTTCTTTCAGAATGACATCAGATTTAGTGTACCACATGAGATCTCACCACAAAAAAGAATATGCCATGGAACCTTTAGtgaaaagaagaagagaagaaaagcttAAATGTCCTATTTGCAACGAATCCTTTAGGGAACGCCATCATCTTTCTCGGCATATGACGTCTCATAACTGA